Part of the Phycisphaerae bacterium genome, GGGGAACCCCCTGAAGAGGATTGATCACCTGTCGTATGCCGTCTGGCGCACCTCGTCGGTTCTGTCACGCCCCATGCAGATGGGAAGTGTCTGAAGCTGCAGCGTGAGTCCGATAGCCGAGTTGACGTGGCTCGAGGCATCAGGTGGACGAGTTGCTGGTGGTTTCTCCACCAGAGTGCGCGCATGACAGATCACAGGAGGAGCATCGTCGGGGCACATGAGGCCAATGTACATTTCTACGAGTTGCTCAAACGCGTCGAGAAGGGCGAGGAGGTCACGATCACGCGTCACGGCTCTCCTGTAGCCAGGCTGGTCCCGGTCAAGCAGTCCGTGGCGTCAGAAGAACGTACGGCGAGCATTCGCCGATGGCAGAAATCCTCCAAGGGTATCACGGTGGGCAGGCTGAAGGTTCGAGACCTCGTCAACGAGGGGCGTCCGTGAGTTGGTCGTGCCGCTTTTGGTGCTGCCAACGTTGGATGATTCTCGGGGCGGCGTTCTTATCCGTGGTTTGAACGTATCCCCGGCAGGGCGTATAGTAGTACCACGTGTCGCCGATTCTCTTGACTCGACTCGCGAACGGATGCGCCTATGCCGCAGATACACGTTCTGCCTGACTTGCTGGTGAACAAGATCGCCGCCGGCGAGGTGATCGAGCGTCCGGCCAGTGTGGTGAAGGAACTGGTCGAGAACAGCTTGGATGCCGGGGCCAGGCGGATCGAGATTACTATCGAGCAGGGGGGGCGGAAGCTCATCCGGGTGGCCGACGACGGCGGGGGGATGGATGTCGACGATCTGGCCCTGGCCGTCCAGCCGCACGCGACCTCGAAAATCACCCGCGAAGAGGACCTGTTCGGCATTCGGACCATGGGTTTCCGGGGCGAAGCTCTGCCAAGTATCGGGGCGGTGTCGCAGTTGCGGATTGTGTCCCGGCAGCCGAATTCGGACGCCGCGCATGAGATCCGGGTGACCGCCGACCGAATCGAGCCGGTGACGGCCGCCTCGGGCCCCGTGGGCACGACGGTCGAAATCCGCGAGTTGTTCTTCAACGTGCCCGCCCGGCATAAGTTTCTCCGGACGCCACAGACCGAGATGGGTCATATCACCGAGCAAGTGGCGCGGATTGCCCTCGTGTACCCTCAGGTGGAGTTTCGCCTGATCCACAACGGACGGCCGGTGCAACAACTGCGTCCGGCAGGGTCGATGCGCGAGCGGATTGCCGATTTCTTCGGCAAGGAGATGTCCGACAGTCTGCTCGAAGTGGTTCGCGACGAGCGAGGCTTGAAGATCCACGGCTACGTGGGCCGGCCATCGGACAGTCGGTCGAGTGCTCGTTGGCAGTATTTCTTCCTGAACGGCCGGTACATCCGCGATCGGTTCCTCAGCCACGCCGTGCGCGAAGCTTATCGCGGGCTGATGGAGGCTCATCGTTACCCGGTCGTGTTCCTGGCCCTTGAGGTGCCGCCCGATTCAGTCGACGTCAACGTCCATCCGACCAAGATCGAGGTCCGCTGGCGCGATTCGAACATGCTTTATTCGCAGGTGTTGTCGGCCATTCGCGACCGGTTTCTCAACACGGATCTGACGCCGGGGCTGATGGCCGTGCGGTCGCCGCAGATTGCCGACCCGACAGGCGAATTCAGCGGGGACCTGATCGAAGCTCGTGAATCGGCGGTCGCAGGGCCGGACAGCGAAGCGGAGCGGCGGCATCGGGAGATTCGCGAGTCGATCGCCGACTTCTTCAAGCGAAACAAGCCGCCGGTTCCGTCGGGTTTTGGTGAAGGCCGGCCGGTTTGCACGGCCTATAGCCCGTCGCAGCCGATTGAGGCTTATCAGCCGGCGCGGATGGTAGATTCCGACGCAGCCTTGGAATCATTCGAACCGCCGAGCCTCCTGCCGCCGGCGTCCGTCCGGGCCGGCGAGAGCGAAATCGATCGCATCGACCTCGGTACCGTGTTGCAGATCCATCGCAGCTATCTGGTGACCGAGACGTCCGACGGGTTGGTGATCATCGACCAGCACGCCCTGCACGAGCGGATTCTTTTTGAGCAGTTGTCACAGGAGATCACCCGCGGGCCGCTCGAGTCGCAGCGTCTGCTTCTTCCGGACATGATCGACGTTGCCCCCGACCAGGTGGCAGTGATCGAGGCTCACGCCGATACGCTCGCCAAGCTTGGCTTCGAGATGACCTCCTACGGCCCGAGTACGATCGCGGTTCACGCTGTCCCGAGCATTCTCAAGCCCGAGCGGGTGACCGCGTTCGTTCGCGACATGCTTGATCGATTGGCGGTGCGGTCGGGCCCGGCCGCGAGCGAGATGCTGATTAATGATTTGCTGAGCATGATGGCGTGCAAGGCGGCGGTCAAGGCCGGCGACCCGCTCGATCCGGCCGAGATCCGCTCGCTGCTGGCCCAACGCCACCACATCGAGCGTTCGAGCAACTGCCCCCACGGCCGGCCAACCTCGCTGCGATTCACGCTCCGCGATCTGGAAAGGCAGTTTAAGAGGGTGTAGCAGGGGGCTTCTGTTAATCTGTTGGGCTGTTCGGCCGCTCTTGACGAGCCGAGGGGCTTGTCCCCTCGGTCCGGGCAGGCCTCCTGTTATTCGCCGCCTGTCCGGGAATCTATCGACGAAATGCGTATGATGTCCCCGGATTCCGCTTGAAGTGGACGCGGCAAGGGGAAGAGGACATGATACGGGGCATTGGCATGAAGCGGTGACCGTGGTCTGCAGCTCGCGAGCGCTGGATTATCTTCGCAATACCCGAGCAAGCTGTCAGTCCGGGTCGCGTTGAGGGGTGTGAGACGCTGGAGAAGGACCTCGCACGACTTGTAGCCAGTACTCAGCCTTCGTAGCCGGGCATGCAGGAGATGGACGATGCTCCAAAGACCTTGGGTGCGCATCGTATTCGCGGGGTTCGTTCTGGCGGCGTTCGCGATGTTGGCCGCCGGGGCGGATGCGCCGGCCGCCGAGCGGTTGCCCAATATCGTGTTCTTTCTGGCCGACGACATGGGATACGGCGACCCGCGTTGCCTCAATCCGGACTCGAAGATCCCGACGCCGCACATGGATCGGCTCGCCGCGGAGGGGATGGTTTTTCGAGACGCTCACTCGCCCTCGGCGGTCTGCTCTCCCACTCGCTATGGTATCCTGACCGGCCGTTATTGCTGGCGGACAGAGTTGAAGCGGGGGGTGCTCGTCCCGTGGGACCGGCCACTGATCGAGCCCGGCCGTCTGACCATGCCGGCGATGCTTCGGCAGCACGGTTATGTGACCGCATGCATCGGCAAGTGGCACCTCGGATGGGACTGGCCCACCCGCGACGGCCGGCCCGTTCCAGACTCGTTACGACACGCCCGATCCGACGGCAATCTCGCAATGGAAGATTACGAGGTCATCGATTTGACTCGGGTCATTGACAGCGGGCCACTGACTCGCGGTTTTGACTCCTATTTCGGCATGGACGTGCCCAACTATCCGCCGTACTGCTTCATCGACGACGATCGGACGATCGGTATTCCGACGCAGCTCAAACCTGGACGGATGTTCGGCGATCCCGGACCGATGGTCCCCGGCTGGCGGCTGGAGCCGATCCTGCCGACGCTGGGCGCCCGTGCGGTCACGTTCATCGATCGGCACGCCGCACAGCATCGTGACAAACCGTTCTTCCTCTATTTCGCCTCGACCGCTCCGCACACCCCGATCGTGCCGGATGATCCGTTTGTCGGCAAGAGCCAGGCCGGGCCCTGCGGCGACCTCGTTTACCAGGTCGATTGGACGCTCGGGCAGATTCTTGCGGCGTTGGACCGCAACAGCATGCGCGAGAACACCGTCGTGGTTATGACCAGCGACAACGGGTCGCCGGCGATCGCCGGTGACCCGTTCAAGCACGGCCCGGATCTCAGTTCCCGCAGCGCCAGTATCGCCAAGTTCGGGCACGATCCCAACGCGCCATGGCGGGGCATGAAGGCGGACATCTGGGAAGGAGGTCATCGCGTGCCGTTATTTGTGCGATGGCCCGGCCGGATTGCCCCAGGCTCGACGTGCGGCCAGACCGTTTGCCTGACCGATTTCATGGCCACGTTTGCCGCCCTGGTTGGGCATCGACTGCCCAACGATGCTGCCGAGGACAGCTATGATCTCTCACCGCTCCTGCTGAGCAAAGAGGGCAGCGAGGCGATCCGTGAGGCCACAGTCCACCACTCCGTCGACGGCGTCTTCGCGATTCGCCAAGGCAAGTGGAAGCTGATCATGAGTCTGGGGTCAGGGGGCTGGTCGAAGCCCACCGGAGGCGAGCCCGAACCTGGTGGTCCGAAGGGGCAGCTCTACGACATGCAGGCCGACCCCGCTGAAACGAAGAACCTGTGGACCGATCATCCGGACGTTGTGAAACGACTGACTCTGTTGCTGGAGAAGTATCAGCGGGACGGTCGCAGCGTGCCGCATCGGAATTGACGGACGGTTGGCGCGCAGATTACTGGAGGGCGCCATCGACGACTCGGACAACACGAAAGGCCGGAGCCGGCAGTCAGGTTTCGTGGTGCAGCTCCGTGGGCAGCGTTTTCAGCCATCCGATGCTGACCAGACCCCACAAGCCGATCAGGATGGCCTCGGCAGCGTCATGTCGAAGCGAAGTGGGGCGACGGGCCTGCGACCAGGCGATGACTCTGCGAGCTACGATGTCGGCGGAGTGCTTGGCCTGGGGGCCGTTGCGGTGCTGACGTGGGTAGAGCAGCGACCTTCGCCAGTCCTCGGCACTGATTGTACGAAGGAGCACGCCCCGGCGCTGGGCCTCGTGCGTCCAGATGTCGGCAAGAGGCCCTCCTCCCTCGAGCACAAGCCATTCGAGGTCCGGAGTCTCACGGAGCACGGCCTGTACGCCGCCTCGCAGCCGCGTCGCGTTTCCGAAGTTTCGCGAGCGGTACCAGCGCAGCCGGCCGTCGCGTCCGTACAAGGCCAGGCCGGTTCTCAGTCCCACATCGACGGCCAGCAGCGATGACATCGTAATCTGTTCTTTCCGCCGTCCCTGCTCCGACGGGTGCAGTGTGCAAAGTCATTGGTTTTTGGCGCGACTAGCCTCGGCAGGCTGCATCAACTGGTGCAGGGTTGGAATGCCCGCCGCCGGCTGGGTGCTTTCCGACTGCTCCAGGCTGCGGGCGGCGGGCAGGATGATGCGGAAGCGGGTACCTTTGCCGACTTCGCTCTGGATCTCCACCGTCCCGCCGTGAGCCCTGACAATTCGCGACACGACGGCCAACCCCAGCCCGGTGCCACCGCCCTTGCTCTTGGTGGTATAGAATGGCTCGAAAATGTGCGGCAGGTGTTCGGGAGCTATTCCGCTGCCGGTATCGATCACATCGAGCAAGAGTGTGCGGCCATAGTCGCCTGACCGGCAACGAATGGTCAATTTGCCGCCATTGGGCATGGCATCCGCGGCGTTGATCATGAGGTTGATCAAAACCTGGGCCATCTGCAGTCTGTCAGCCATCGCAAAGGGCAGCGATTCGGGAAGATCGCGGATCAGTTCGACTCGCCGCCGATTCAGTTTCGGCTGGGCGAACATGAGGGCATCGTCGACGATCGTTTCGATGCGCGTTGGTTCCGGCGAGAGCGGCTCGTTCCGAGACATGGTCAGGAGACGCCGCATGATCATCTCGATGCGGTACAGGCCGTTTTCCATGAGATCGAGCAACTGCCGGACCTGGTCCGGGTTGTCCACGCCTCGGCGGAGGATCCGAATGCTGTTTTGCAGACCATCGAGGGGGTTATTGACTTCATGGGCGACGGTTGCGGCCAGTTCGCCGATCAGTGCGAGCTTTTCGCTGTGGGTCAACTGACGTCGCAGTCGCTCATGTTCGCGGCAGTTCTCCCTGAGCTGATTAAGGACTCGCTCGACCGAGTCGCTGAGCTTCAGGAAGTCGTCGTCCGGCGGATGATCGATGCAGGTTGCCAGATCACCGCGGGCGAGGGCATCCACTGCCTCTCGCAGCCGGTGAAGTCGTCGGCGGGCCTGGCGGCAAGCGATCCTTGCAGATACCCAAGCGGCCGTCAAAGCGACTGTCGTCACAACCAGGACGGCCCAAGGTTGCGGCACTTCGGCAGCAAGGGTGATTCCTGCGCCCGCCGCAAGGATCACGGCGTAGATGATCAGGTATTTCTCTCTTGTTCGGATCCGGCTCAGCATGGTCTTCATAGTTGCCGGTCATTCTATCCAAGTCTTTGGGGTTTGTCTTGGGGGAGGGCGTGGTTGGGATATGCCCGCGCTGCGTTTGTCAAGAGCGGTGATCGCAATAGAATAAGTGCGGTTTCGTTGTTCCGGACAGCGAATGACGACATGAATGCTTTTGTGGCCAGGGAGGTTACCCGTGTTTGGTACGAGGAAGTGGCTTGGCGTTGTCCTGCTTGCGGCAACTATTCAGACGTCGTACTTGGCGGCCCAGCAAACGGCACCGGCGGGGCGAGGAGCTTTGCGACGGGAGCTGATTGAGCGTTTTGACAAGGATGGTGACGGAGAGATCAGCCGGGAGGAGCGGGCAGCCGCCCGCAAGGGGCTCCGGCAAGGCGGCCGTGTACAGCAGAAGCTTGTCGAGACCGTGTTGCCGGAGAGTGTGAGGGTTGTGCGCGACGTTGAATACGCCCGCGTTGGGGACCAGCCTCTTCTACTGGACCTTTACCTTCCCAAGCCCGAGGGCGAGCCGTTCCCAGTGGTCATCTGGGTACACGGCGGAGCCTGGCAGGCAGGGAGCAAGGATCTTTGCCGTGCGGCCTTCCTGTCGGGCGAGGGATATGCGGTGGTCAGCATCAACTATCGGCTGACCGATGTTGCGCCGTTTCCCGCTCAGATCCACGACTGCAAGGCCGCCGTTCGCTGGGTCCGCGCTCACGCAAAGGAATACGGGTTCGATCCGGCTCGGATCGGCGTCTGGGGCTCGTCGGCAGGGGGGCATCTGGTCGCGCTCTTGGGCACCTCGGCTGGGATCAGGGAATTGGAGGGCGATATTGGCGGTAACCTCGACCAGTCCAGCCGCGTGCAGGCCGTTTGCGATTTCTGCGGACCGAGCACGTTTCGTGCAGAGGATTATGAGCATGAACCGGACAAGCCGAGAGGGGCCGGTCCGCAGGTCGTGCAGAAGCTTCTTGGCGGTCCGCTCAATAAGAATCCCGAAAAGGCCCGGCTGGCGAGTCCGATCGAGCATGTCAGCAAGGACGATCCGCCGTTTTTGATCGTGCACGGCGAGAAGGATAACGTCGTGCCAGTGAAACACAGTCGCCTGTTGGCCGATGCGCTGAGGAAGGCCGGCGCAGACGTCACGCTGAAGGTGGTCCCCGACGCCGGACATGGCGTCGGCGGCTTGGCTAACAGGAAGATGGTGGCCGAGTTCTTCGACCAGCATCTCAAGCGCAGACCTGCGAGCCGGCCTGTTGGGAGCGCGGCTGAATGATGAGGCGCTATCGATTCTTGTTGATGGCAACAGCCGTTGCGACGTTACTGTGGGTCACGGGTTGTGATGCGGGTCGAGGCGCCGGCGGTTCGGCAGTCAAACCTGTCCGCACGCTGACCGTGGCGGCGGTGTCTTGTGAAAGCCGGATTCATGAGGTTGAGTTCAATCTGTCGCGGATCGAACACTGGGCCAGGCAAGCGGCGGCTGCGGGGGCCGACATCGCGCTGTTTCCGGAGACGGGCATCAGTGGTTGGTGGGCCAGCCGGGAGGTCCGGGCGTTTGCCGAGCCGATTGACGGCCCGGCGATCACCCGGTTGACAAAGGTGGCGGATGAGCTGGGGATCGTTCTCGCCGTGGGCATGACCGAGCGTGACGGCGACAAGGCGCATATCACGCACGTTGTGATTGACGGCAGAGGCGTGATCGGCATGCATCGCAAGACCAGCCTGGCACCGGGCGAGGAAAAGACATGGGACCCGGGCAGTGATGCCAACGTGTTCGAGGTCAAAGGCATCCGTGTTGGGATCGCGATCTGTTTTGAGTCGGTGCATCCGCCAACCTGTGCGAGACTTCGGGAGAACGGGGCAGAGATCATCTTGGCGCCGTATGCCAACGGCACCGATCCGGACGAACTGCTCAATGGCAAGCGGCCGTACCCATACGAACGGGCGAAGGAGAATCAGGTCTGGTATGTTGCCTGTGATGCTCCGGCACGCGATGAGCAGAAGAACCTCAGGCGCGGCGCGGCTTACGTGATCAGTCCGGAGGGGGAACTGAAGGCGATCACCGCCCCGGATGCCGTGGGTGAGACCATGGTTCTGTATACGATCCGTCTGTCTTAGTGCTCCCTTTCATGAATCCTTGTCGGGTTGGGCGCTTGTATTCGGGCGAAAACCGCGCAAATCAGCCCACAAAGACTTGTGAACGGGAGCGCTTAGTGCGGCAGGTCTCGGTCGCCGCGGGCGACCTCGACACCGCCCTACGACCGCGGGCTTACATGTACCGGTCGGCCGCATTTCCGATGCGCCGGCGGAGCAGTTCGGCGACGTCGATCTCGGTGCCCCGGGTTACGCCGTCGATGGTGCGACCGTTCTCGACGCTGACGCCCGCGGCCTCGCAGATCGCGGTGGCGTAGAAACCCGTGGCGAACGGGCCGATTATCTCTTCATGCTCGTCCCGCGGCATGTGGTTGTTGCGACTGCGCAGGATCTTGCGGTAGAGATTGCCCGGGTGACTGATTCCGTAGCCGCTGACCGAGCCGTCGGGCTCGAAATTGCGAAAGAGCGGGTTGCGTTCCTGGATTCCGTTCTCGGTGATCTCGCGGCATCCCGGCATGTCGATGGCCAGGTCGACCATGGCATCGGTGCAGATCAGCCGTGACGACTGCACGGTCATGGCGTGGGCGGAGTTCGGAAGGTGCCAGCAGGTCACGATGTGGGCCACGCCGCCGTTTTCGAGCAGTACCTCGACGTCGCACATGTCGTACCCTTTGGAGGGCACGGGGCGGAGAGAGGGGAGTTTCTGAGAGTAGGCTGTTGCCCGGACGCTGATCGGCTTGAGGCTTACCATTTGTACCAGAGCGTCAGCCATGTGCACGGTCAGGAAGGTGATGGGCGTATTCCTTTCGCAGAAGTCGGGCGAGGCGAAGTATTGCGGGCGGTAATTCGGATCGGCCACGCACAACTTATCGAGCATGTACAGAACGGCGAGCTGAAATCTGCCGTAGGCTCCGCTGTGGTAGCGCGTGGCGACCTCCTTGATCCGTGGGTCTTCTCGCTTGTGGAAATCGACGGTGACGAGGCGGCCGGCTTTGCGTGCGGCCTCGATGATGGCATGGGCATCAGCAATTGATGAAGCCAGCGGCTTGGCCACCATGACGTCCAAATCGTTTTCCAGGGCGAAGATCGTCGGCTCGCGGTGGAGCTGGTCAGGGGTGTTGACCTGGACGGCATCGAGTTGTACGTGCCGGATCATTTCATGATAGTCGGCGAACCGTCGATTCGCGGGAATGCCGTACTGATCGGCGAAGTCGTTCAGGGCTTTATCGTTGGGGTCGGCCACGGCCTCGATCGAGAGCAGATGTGAATAGTCGCTGTGAAAGTAAAGATGCCGGTAGATCTCTCGTACGACTGAGCCTGTGCCAATGACTCCCAGGCGAAGTCTGTCCATGTCGCTGTCTCCATCATCTCGACGGGCTGCTCACAGTGTGCCCGTCTGCTTCAGAATGAAATATGCCAGAAACTCGCTGGTCCTGGCCACGTCCCTCATGTCAATCTGTTCTTGGTCGCTGTGCGCGTGCCGGATCAGACCCGGCCCGGTGGTGATTACCGGCAAGCCCGGATACTCGCACGCGAAAATACGGGCATCGCAGGACACATCCCATCCGCGAATGGGGCCTTCCTTCCAAGTCCCTGCCCTTCTTGCCGCTTCGATGGCGTTCAACATGTCCGTCGAGTTCGGATCGCCGTCAAAGGCAGCGTTGTGCAGTTTCTCAAACGTCACCTGCAGGACGTGCTTCGCGTCGACCTTTGCGCCGACGAGATCCAGGTAGTACTGCCCGCCGCGCACCGCCGCTGCCCGGAGCCGCTCTTGCACATCGCTCATCGAGTGCGTGGGCAAAAAGCCCTGTCCGCCTTCCATCAGGATTCGCGACTCGTCGGGCCAGCCGCTGAGTCGGAGCCGCATGGCCCCACCGATTGCCCGTTCGATGGCCGCGCGGCTGCGGATCAGCGCGCGCCCGATCGTTGCCATCTTGGTGATTGCTCCGTCGTTTTCAAGGATCGACCCCATGTGACCCGTCGAACCCCAGACGCGAACGAGCCAGCCTTGAGCTGTAGGGGTCAAATCATAGTGGCGGTCCACTTTGGGCTTGCCGGTTGCGGGATCGATGACCTGGGTCTTGTCGCCGTAGAGGCCGATGTATTGCCTCAAGCCGTCCTCGATGAGGTCACGAATGAGGCCGGCTACGCCGGTCGCAAAGGCGCCGGATTCGAAGACGATCTCGAAACTGACGTCGCCGTTGATCCTCGACGGGTGCTCACCGCAGTTGCCGATGATGCCGTGGCAGGTCTGGACGGGGCGATGCGGAAAGAGCGGGTGATTTGACTCGGCCCTGATGGCCCGGCCTTCCTTCTCCAGTTCGTCGATGATGAAAAGTGCGGCCTCGAACAGGTATGAGCCAGGAAGCTTGCCTTCGATCTTGAACCAGACGCAGCCGCGGTTGCCCGGATAGATCCCGTCGTCGGCGCATTCAAGCACCATCATGCTGTCGTAACGGCGTTTCAGATTGCGGTCGACCGCCAGGGACAACGAGCCGTTGCCGCCGGGTTCCTCATCGATGACGATCATGCAGGTCAGGTCGCGGTTGAGGTAACTGCCCGTTGCCCGCAGGTGCTCGGCAAGCAGCTTGATCGCCCCGACGATGGCCACCACGCTGCCTTTGTCGTCGCAGGCCCCGCGGCCGAAGACCACATTTCCCTCGACACGCGGAGGGAAGTAGGGGGCCACCACATCGATATGAGCGTTGAGTGCCTGTCCGACGCCTTTGGGCTCTCGCCGCTCGCCGTCGATCTCGATCACCAGGTTGCACCGGCCGGCATAGCATTGCTCGACCGGGAGGCCGGCGGGGTTCTCGGGCGTGCGCGTGTAGTAGGGTTGGGAGAAGAAGGGGTGCCGGGCGATCACGGGGTCGATCGGCTGCCTCAGACAGCGTAAAGACTTCAGTCCATAGTGCGTTACTTCTTGTTCGAGAATGTCGAAGACCCGCGACTCGGCTCGGGCCGTTGCGGCGACGTCGGCTCGAGGAACGGTGTCGATTGCACAGATCTTGACCAGCAGGTCGGTCAGATGGCGCCGAAACGCATCAGATGAGGCGGCTTGTGCGATCGGGTCTCCGTTCATTCCTTAACCTCGGTAACGACGCCCGGTTCATTTGCGGGGGAATCCGCCAAGGCGGAGGCCGTCACGTTCGATCATCTCACCTCCGGAGGAATCGGGGCATCGAGCATCAGCAGGAGCGCACGACCTCTTCGACCACGTTCAGTCCCTCGCGCAAGGCCTCTTCGTCGATCAACAGGGGCGGATTGAGCTTGATGGCGCAACCCCCGACGCCGACCGGCGCGAACAAGAGCACACCCTTGCACACACAATTCCAGACGACCTCCCACGCCCAGTCCGGCATCGGCTCGGTGGTGCCGGGCCTGGTGAACTGAAGCGCGCCGACCAGCCCGATCGAGTCGACGTGGCCGATGCGACCCTTGGAAGCATCTTTGATCCGGCGGACGGCCTCGGCCATCACCGGTGCGAGTCGGGCGGCATTCTCAACCAGTTTTTCTCGCCGGATGACCTGAAGGTTAGCCAGGGCGGCTGCTGCACAAATCGGATTGGCCGAGTGCGTGCTGGTCATTTCGCCCGGACCGTACAGGTTCATGAGTTCGTCGGTGCCGAGCACGGCCGCAACCGGCATTCCACCGGCAATGCCCTTTCCGCAAGCGGCCAGATCGGGCACGATGCCTAAATGCGAGAAGCCGAAGGGGGCACCGGTTCGCCCGAAACCGGCCTGGACCTCGTCGAAGATCATCACGGCCTTGTACTTGTCGCACCACGCTCGGAGTGCTTGTGCGTAATGAGGCGGCATCAGGGTGGCGTTGCAGCCTTGGTAGGTCTCGCTCATCACGCCGCAGACGCGGTTCGGGTCGACGCCCTTTGCCTTCAACGCGGCCTCAAAGACGGCAAAGCTGGTGTCTTTCTGGCGGAAGCCGTCGGGGAAAGGCACCTGCACGAAGCAAGGATCGTCGCCGCCGAGCCACGCTTTGAGGGCAGAGGATCCGCCCGCCAACTGTGCGCCCATCGTGCGGCCGTGGAAGGCGTAGTCAAACGAGACCAAGATGTTCTTGTGCTTGCCGCCCACCTGCAGTCCTTGCGTGCGGGCCAGCTTGATGCAGCATTCACAAGCTTCTGAGCCGGTTGTCAGGAGGAACACGCGTTTGAGGGGCGGGGGCAGCCAACTGGTCAATTCCTCAACCAGCTTGTACCGCACGTCGGTAGGGAAGCAGTAGGCATGATACAAGCCCTGGTCGGCCATGTCCTTGATTGCTTTGACGATGTCCGGGTGGGCGTGGCCGCATGAGGTCACCAATACGCCGGAGGAGAAATCGATCCAACGATTGCCGTAGGGGTCGCGGACCGTGGCACCCTCGCCGCCGTCCCAGATGACCGGAGGCTGGCCACCCATGCTGCGAGGTTCCATCTCACGCAGGCGTTTCAGAAAAGGCACGGAGTCGGGAACCGGGATCGGCGTGCGGATCATGCGGTATTTCGTATGAACAAGCTCAACCTCACGCGGCTGAAGGGGAAATTCCTTTGTTGCCATTTCTACGGATTACTCCTTCGATGAAATCTGATCGGGTGAGTACTCACGAAACGCGACGCCGGGTCTGCTGCCGTATCGGATCAGGACCTCGCGGCCGTCG contains:
- a CDS encoding M20/M25/M40 family metallo-hydrolase, with protein sequence MNGDPIAQAASSDAFRRHLTDLLVKICAIDTVPRADVAATARAESRVFDILEQEVTHYGLKSLRCLRQPIDPVIARHPFFSQPYYTRTPENPAGLPVEQCYAGRCNLVIEIDGERREPKGVGQALNAHIDVVAPYFPPRVEGNVVFGRGACDDKGSVVAIVGAIKLLAEHLRATGSYLNRDLTCMIVIDEEPGGNGSLSLAVDRNLKRRYDSMMVLECADDGIYPGNRGCVWFKIEGKLPGSYLFEAALFIIDELEKEGRAIRAESNHPLFPHRPVQTCHGIIGNCGEHPSRINGDVSFEIVFESGAFATGVAGLIRDLIEDGLRQYIGLYGDKTQVIDPATGKPKVDRHYDLTPTAQGWLVRVWGSTGHMGSILENDGAITKMATIGRALIRSRAAIERAIGGAMRLRLSGWPDESRILMEGGQGFLPTHSMSDVQERLRAAAVRGGQYYLDLVGAKVDAKHVLQVTFEKLHNAAFDGDPNSTDMLNAIEAARRAGTWKEGPIRGWDVSCDARIFACEYPGLPVITTGPGLIRHAHSDQEQIDMRDVARTSEFLAYFILKQTGTL
- a CDS encoding aspartate aminotransferase family protein; translated protein: MATKEFPLQPREVELVHTKYRMIRTPIPVPDSVPFLKRLREMEPRSMGGQPPVIWDGGEGATVRDPYGNRWIDFSSGVLVTSCGHAHPDIVKAIKDMADQGLYHAYCFPTDVRYKLVEELTSWLPPPLKRVFLLTTGSEACECCIKLARTQGLQVGGKHKNILVSFDYAFHGRTMGAQLAGGSSALKAWLGGDDPCFVQVPFPDGFRQKDTSFAVFEAALKAKGVDPNRVCGVMSETYQGCNATLMPPHYAQALRAWCDKYKAVMIFDEVQAGFGRTGAPFGFSHLGIVPDLAACGKGIAGGMPVAAVLGTDELMNLYGPGEMTSTHSANPICAAAALANLQVIRREKLVENAARLAPVMAEAVRRIKDASKGRIGHVDSIGLVGALQFTRPGTTEPMPDWAWEVVWNCVCKGVLLFAPVGVGGCAIKLNPPLLIDEEALREGLNVVEEVVRSC